Genomic window (Theileria annulata chromosome 4, complete sequence, *** SEQUENCING IN PROGRESS ***):
TTTCAGGCCCTTGATTTTCTTTGGAAAGACCACTGCAACCACCTTTTCTCTTGCCCACATTCCCTTCCTCATTTTTCATTGAATCTTCCAACTCAGTCAATTTCGTATACTCTTCTATTTTCAACAGGCTATTTAAGTCTTCTTTATATGCTTCAATTGAATactttgaaatttttaggTTTTCAAGTGGGACCAGGTAATTAATCAAATGTTGCTCATCATCTCTTAGAATCTTCTTGTATAAATTGACAACTTGTTTCAAGTTGTCTCCAACGTCGTGATACATGAGATGGAAGGCTAATGCCAGCATTGCTGGCACATAGCCTCTTCTTGCTGATGATTTAAGGTATTTTAAGGcttcaattttattaactcCCGGCCCatttttaatgttatagtataataaaaagcTCAGAAAGTATTGCGATTTGGCATGGCCCATTTCTGCTGActttgaaaaataatgtgCAGCTTTCTCTATATCATaccaaattttaaaaaatcgTTTATAGCctatattttaatagatATGAACTTGGCTGACCTAGAAGGTATATTGTTCCTAGTTCAAATAGGGATTCCTGAGCGATAATATCCGAGTATCCCTCAGAAATCTGTAAAGTAGTTGTGTAGACTAACAATTACCTTCTCAAACAGAGGAATTGATGAGTAGGGGTCCATTTCTTTCTCATAATTCCCATATCTATTATTTAatcatattaataattcagCTTTACCTGAGGAAATGGGCCTTTTTAAATGTTTCAATCCTCTCAGATTCTACGATCACAGATGTGGTTGGATTTAAACATACCATGATTCTTCGCTATAATAAAGCCGTTTTTAACTAtgtacaaatttaaaatgagtAGAATCTGGAGGAATCTTgagattttaaattttttgcGTCCCATTTTGGACAGGAATCACACAGAAATGACACAGAATGAATCACAATTTATTGTAAGCATACAATTACACATTGATAacaaaatatacaataattacAGTGTAGTTAAAAATGTGATAAATTATGGTGATGGTTACTGTTTATTCtcctaaattttaatgtgGATGTTGGATATGTTTGTACCTGATGATCTTTCAGAACCTTGAAGAATTTGCTAAACCTTGAGCATTTCAATGAATcctatatatttttaatttatgaaatCAACGAACGTCGACGTCATCGTCTACGAATGAGAAGTTATTGATGTCGCTTATGTTCATTTGTGTAACGTCTTCGCTACTCCCTTCAGGTTGTGTTTTTTTAGCGTATTGAAAGCCTGGAACCAAGCACGACAAGTTTTTTAGAGCATTATTTGCAGAAACAATATCCGGATCACTTGATGCTAAAcgaattatatatttaaatgagtaccttttttatcatttttaagTGAACCTAAGGAGAAAATTGAACCTGTATTACAACTTGAAGGCATATCCCAGTTTGAAGTTTCATAACCAACTCTCTTTTCCCAGTTCGGAGGTATCTTAACTTCTCCCTTCAAGTTGTATTTTTCCAAAACTCTACCCTTGAGTTCACTCATTGATTTTTCGTACATGGGATATCTTTGGGATTTTTGGATCATTGAAATCAATTGcctaatgaaaattattattttatctaaCTTACGCTGAGTCATATTTGAATTGTTTACCCTGAATTGTTATCGGTGGTAATTTATTCATGACTTTATGTTTCCCATGAGGGTGGTCTGGAAATTTATGGTGATAGTGAGTGGATTCCACAATCTTGAATGAAAGGTTTAATCCATCCCTTTTACAGCCTGAGGAGAGTGATATGAATTCTAGTATGTTAAGATTCCATAACTCAATTGATGGCTCTGGAAGGGCAGGGGTGTGATCAGATGGAACTTTCAGATCATGTGAAAGAATTACTGGACTCGAGCTTGATAATTCCCTTTTATAActatcattattatattgttttatatttgCCAACAAAATGTTTCTAGTTATCTTACATATTTTTGACCATTTTTCATCATCGAAGGTTACCTTTGGTTTAACTCCAACATCGGTTAATCTTTCAGCCAATTTTTCCAAATCTAGTTTAGTTAACAATCCTTTTTCTTCCGATTGTGGTTGTGTATCATTTGGTGGATTCTCTAGTGGTTTGCTGGATTCATCACTAACTTCAATAGTTGTGTTAGAATTCTCCGAAGATTCAAACATTTTACTACATTAAATGGCCATAGaacattatataaattataaaaatatatgtataatctgtgaaatttatataataaatattactgAATCTTTTTGCATCACTTTATCTGTTGGGTCAAATTATCAGCTGTAAATCACTATCcattaaattcatatatattgtaatttttgGAATATGATATGTTTTCCCATGTCAgtctaaatttataatcGACGATTGTGATTGGTTTCTAATTTGAGCCAAAATTTAGAGATGTAAATTTCAAGTCATAGGTTTCTCAAATATTTCtcaaattttttaaaattgtacAAAATTTCTTATCTTTAGATCCATAATATAATATCTATTATTATcctttttaattttgtgttttaaaatattcttataTTAATGCCAGCCTCAAATGATTCTACCATTTCATGCTCAATCGAGGAAACCAATGAAATCAGAAAGAAACTTGGCCTGAAACCACTAGCAGTCCCAACATCTGAACCAGAAAATGAATCTGAACAGCCTTCTCAAGATACAGAGGAAGTTATAGAACGCCtaaataaatctaaaagAAGAAGAGCAAGAGAAGCTTTGATAAAGGAAGGCAGTATAGCAGATTCTATAAAGAAGGgagaattaataaattcaaaatgtaataaattagtagATAACTCTGAGAATGTTGATACTCTGGATTTGTTATCTTGGTCTAAAAAAATGGCCAAAGTTACGAAGTCGACCATAGCACAGGCAGATAAACATGTGACTTATAGCGACGATGAAGAATCAGATGAACCAAACGAAAACAACCATGAACCGAAAGAAGAAACAAACGGACCTAATTTGAAAGTGATACACAAAGTTAACGAGCTAGACTTGATAAAGGGAGACGGTGTAACGCTGACGTTGAAGGACGTGGGTGTTCTTGAGGCCGAAGCAGCGGGAGTTTCTGATTTAGATTTCCTGGAAAACGCAGAGTTAGTTGACATGAAGAAGGATAAGAAGAAAATGGAGCAGAGAATGAGGAATCAATATGGAAACTACGTGCCATATGAAGAAGATGACCCTCTAAACACCGGCTTCCTAAAACACTATGACGATACAATTAAGGAAAC
Coding sequences:
- a CDS encoding uncharacterized protein (Tap579b07.q1c.cand.96 - score = 70.12), which translates into the protein MFESSENSNTTIEVSDESSKPLENPPNDTQPQSEEKGLLTKLDLEKLAERLTDVGVKPKVTFDDEKWSKICKITRNILLANIKQYNNDSYKRELSSSSPVILSHDLKVPSDHTPALPEPSIELWNLNILEFISLSSGCKRDGLNLSFKIVESTHYHHKFPDHPHGKHKVMNKLPPITIQGKQFKYDSAQLISMIQKSQRYPMYEKSMSELKGRVLEKYNLKGEVKIPPNWEKRVGYETSNWDMPSSCNTGSIFSLGSLKNDKKASSDPDIVSANNALKNLSCLVPGFQYAKKTQPEGSSEDVTQMNISDINNFSFVDDDVDDSLKCSRFSKFFKVLKDHQVQTYPTSTLKFRRINSNHHHNLSHF